In Nocardioides ginsengisegetis, a single window of DNA contains:
- a CDS encoding peptidylprolyl isomerase codes for MADTQAILKTNRGDITINLFPDHAPETVDNFTGLAEGTKSYDAGNGRTGPFYDGLGFHRVISGFMIQGGCPLGTGTGGPGYTFKDEVNSGLVFDKPYLLAMANAGPGTNGSQFFITVGATSWLNGKHTIFGEVADQAGRDVVDAIATTATGPGDRPVEPVVIESVQVVR; via the coding sequence ATGGCTGACACCCAGGCCATCTTGAAGACCAACCGGGGCGACATCACGATCAACCTGTTCCCCGACCACGCCCCCGAGACGGTCGACAACTTCACCGGCCTTGCCGAGGGCACCAAGTCCTACGACGCCGGCAACGGCCGCACCGGCCCGTTCTACGACGGCCTCGGCTTCCACCGGGTCATCTCCGGCTTCATGATCCAGGGCGGGTGCCCGCTCGGCACCGGCACCGGCGGCCCGGGCTACACGTTCAAGGACGAGGTCAACTCCGGCCTGGTCTTCGACAAGCCCTACCTGCTCGCCATGGCCAACGCCGGCCCGGGCACCAACGGCTCGCAGTTCTTCATCACCGTCGGCGCCACCTCGTGGCTCAACGGCAAGCACACGATCTTCGGTGAGGTCGCCGACCAGGCCGGTCGCGACGTCGTCGACGCCATCGCCACCACCGCGACGGGCCCGGGCGACCGCCCGGTCGAGCCGGTCGTGATCGAGTCGGTCCAGGTCGTTCGCTGA
- a CDS encoding MBL fold metallo-hydrolase → MTIHHLNCATLRPHGSFGGRVSPAQMVAHCLLVERPGGLLLVDSGFGTGDIADPRRLGRPFTAVLRPALNLAETAQAQVRALGHAIEDVTDIALTHLDLDHAGGLGDFPGARVHVFGAELDAALHPTMREKARYIGAQWAHGPQWTRHDEAGDDWFGFRGVTALGEDVVLVPLHGHTRGHCGVAVRRPDGGWLLHAGDSYFHTSEKETPPSPPVGLRAFQTLMAVDNKQRKANQERLRELHAAHGEITIFSAHDASEYAALAGS, encoded by the coding sequence GTGACCATCCATCACCTCAACTGCGCCACCCTCCGTCCGCACGGCTCCTTCGGCGGCCGGGTCTCCCCGGCGCAGATGGTGGCCCACTGCCTCCTCGTCGAGCGACCCGGCGGCCTGCTGCTCGTCGACAGCGGCTTCGGCACCGGCGACATCGCCGACCCGCGCCGGCTGGGCCGGCCCTTCACGGCCGTCCTGCGCCCGGCGCTGAACCTCGCCGAGACCGCCCAGGCGCAGGTCAGGGCCCTGGGGCACGCCATCGAGGACGTCACCGACATCGCGCTCACCCACCTCGACCTCGACCACGCCGGCGGCCTCGGGGACTTCCCCGGCGCCCGGGTCCACGTGTTCGGCGCCGAGCTCGACGCCGCCCTGCACCCGACGATGCGGGAGAAGGCGCGCTACATCGGCGCCCAGTGGGCGCACGGCCCGCAGTGGACCCGCCACGACGAGGCGGGCGACGACTGGTTCGGCTTCCGCGGGGTCACGGCCCTCGGTGAGGACGTCGTGCTGGTGCCGCTGCACGGGCACACCCGCGGGCACTGCGGCGTCGCCGTCCGCCGCCCCGACGGCGGCTGGCTGCTGCACGCCGGCGACTCCTACTTCCACACCAGCGAGAAGGAGACACCCCCGTCCCCGCCGGTCGGGCTGCGCGCGTTCCAGACCCTGATGGCCGTGGACAACAAGCAGCGCAAGGCCAACCAGGAGCGGCTCCGCGAGCTGCACGCCGCGCACGGCGAGATCACGATCTTCTCCGCGCACGACGCCAGCGAGTACGCCGCCCTCGCGGGCTCCTAG
- a CDS encoding 1-acyl-sn-glycerol-3-phosphate acyltransferase, which yields MIWFLRRCVLAPAVVVLTVLLWVTFPLWLIAAAALSPLLPGRWRALRLLWLLILYLSCEALMLMVLLGLWLASGFGRRIRTPYFEGIHYDLVQGLMWVFFREARRVLRLRIETDGLAPDAHPGVPILVACRHAGPGDSFTLIHALMHWYSREPRVVLKDTLGWDPMIDVVLHRIPARFITPNPGQGEDLESQIAELASGLDENDAFVIFPEGGNFTPHRRERAIERLNQLGMHRMARRAEAMTNVLAPRPGGFIAALDAAPDADVVLVAHTGLDHLLTVADVWRELPMDKVIVMRWWQVPRAEIPEGREARIEWLFGWWERIDAWVEQNRPEDLSPGRR from the coding sequence GTGATCTGGTTCCTGCGGCGGTGCGTCCTCGCCCCGGCGGTCGTCGTGCTGACGGTGCTGCTGTGGGTGACCTTCCCGCTGTGGCTGATCGCGGCGGCGGCGCTGTCGCCGCTCCTGCCGGGCCGGTGGCGGGCGTTGCGGCTGCTGTGGCTGCTGATCCTCTACCTGAGCTGCGAGGCGCTGATGCTCATGGTGCTCCTCGGGCTGTGGCTGGCCAGCGGGTTCGGCCGGCGGATCCGGACGCCGTACTTCGAGGGGATCCACTACGACCTGGTGCAGGGCCTGATGTGGGTGTTCTTCCGCGAGGCGCGGCGGGTGCTGCGGCTGCGGATCGAGACCGACGGCCTGGCGCCGGACGCGCACCCGGGCGTGCCGATCCTCGTCGCGTGCCGGCACGCGGGACCGGGCGACTCCTTCACGCTGATCCACGCGCTGATGCACTGGTACTCCCGCGAGCCGCGGGTCGTCCTCAAGGACACGCTCGGCTGGGACCCGATGATCGACGTGGTGCTGCACCGGATCCCGGCACGGTTCATCACGCCCAACCCCGGTCAGGGCGAGGACCTGGAGTCGCAGATCGCCGAGCTCGCCTCCGGCCTGGACGAGAACGACGCGTTCGTCATCTTCCCCGAGGGCGGCAATTTCACCCCGCACCGCCGGGAGCGGGCGATCGAGCGGCTCAACCAGCTCGGCATGCACCGGATGGCCCGGCGGGCCGAGGCGATGACCAACGTGCTGGCGCCGCGCCCGGGCGGCTTCATCGCCGCGCTGGACGCGGCACCCGACGCCGACGTGGTGCTGGTGGCCCACACCGGGCTCGACCACCTGCTCACCGTCGCCGACGTGTGGCGGGAGCTGCCGATGGACAAGGTGATCGTGATGCGCTGGTGGCAGGTGCCGCGCGCGGAGATCCCCGAGGGCCGCGAGGCGCGGATCGAGTGGCTCTTCGGGTGGTGGGAGCGGATCGACGCCTGGGTGGAGCAGAACCGGCCGGAGGATCTCTCCCCCGGCCGGCGCTGA
- a CDS encoding sterol desaturase family protein, with translation MTKASPEIEALAAQRLAVDEDRITGSRRTNVSLAGAWGSFWRHPSPYMIGSFLVGSVVARVLVGGGSWWELAIPAALVALFPVIEWVIHVGILHWRPRKVGPVPIDSLLARKHREHHADPRQIPLVFIPWPVLLWLLPAYVAVALLAVPSLSAGLTLLVSVYGLKFGYEWTHYLVHSDYRPQSAWFRSVWRNHRLHHYKNEHYWFTVTTAGTADRLFGTYPEPSEVQTSPTVRALHAAEGL, from the coding sequence ATGACCAAGGCATCCCCCGAGATCGAGGCCCTCGCCGCCCAGCGGCTGGCGGTCGACGAGGACCGCATCACTGGCTCGCGACGGACCAACGTGTCGCTCGCGGGCGCCTGGGGGTCCTTCTGGCGGCACCCCTCGCCCTACATGATCGGCAGCTTCCTCGTCGGCTCCGTCGTGGCGCGGGTCCTGGTCGGCGGCGGCTCGTGGTGGGAGCTGGCGATCCCGGCCGCGCTCGTCGCGCTGTTCCCGGTGATCGAGTGGGTGATCCACGTCGGCATCCTGCACTGGCGCCCGCGCAAGGTCGGTCCCGTCCCGATCGACTCCCTCCTGGCCCGCAAGCACCGCGAGCACCACGCCGACCCGCGCCAGATCCCGCTCGTCTTCATCCCCTGGCCGGTGCTGCTCTGGCTGCTCCCGGCGTACGTCGCCGTCGCGCTGCTCGCGGTGCCCTCGCTGTCCGCGGGGCTCACCCTCCTGGTGTCGGTCTACGGCCTGAAGTTCGGCTACGAGTGGACGCACTACCTCGTGCACAGCGACTACCGCCCGCAGTCGGCGTGGTTCCGGTCGGTGTGGCGCAACCACCGCCTGCACCACTACAAGAACGAGCACTACTGGTTCACCGTGACCACGGCCGGCACCGCTGACCGGCTCTTCGGGACCTACCCCGAGCCGTCGGAGGTCCAGACATCACCGACCGTGCGCGCGCTGCACGCCGCCGAGGGGCTGTAA
- a CDS encoding DUF3817 domain-containing protein, which yields MKKLFNAYRVLAIVVGVLLAFCALVAMPLKYLATEGGSLQTFGENASILWVAHGWAFMIYVVVAFLLSRRARWTPGFTIVALVAGLVPLLIFWVEHKVTQRLRAEHPELVSAGSTTGSTTGV from the coding sequence GTGAAGAAGCTGTTCAACGCCTACCGCGTGCTGGCCATCGTCGTCGGCGTCCTGCTCGCCTTCTGCGCCCTGGTGGCCATGCCCCTGAAGTACCTCGCCACCGAGGGCGGCAGCCTGCAGACCTTCGGCGAGAACGCCAGCATCCTGTGGGTCGCCCACGGCTGGGCGTTCATGATCTACGTCGTGGTCGCGTTCCTGCTGTCCCGCCGGGCCCGCTGGACCCCCGGCTTCACGATCGTCGCCCTGGTCGCCGGCCTGGTGCCGCTGCTGATCTTCTGGGTCGAGCACAAGGTGACCCAGCGGCTGCGGGCCGAGCACCCCGAGCTGGTCTCGGCAGGCTCGACCACCGGTAGCACGACCGGGGTCTGA
- a CDS encoding patatin-like phospholipase family protein: MTTAFVLGGGGVLGAVEVGMLRALFERGITPDLVLGTSVGALNGAMVARDPTLDSLERLTELWRGASENSREVYGDRALRTVRRAVATGTHIYSAKPLKKRLAEELGEITFEELPVRFQVCAASIERAAEHWFETGRVVDAVVASAAVPGLLPPAKVGEEHFLDGGIVNSVPLGRAVQLGATTVYVLQVGRIDRPLTVPRRPWEVARVSFEIARRHRFARELAELPPGVEAHVLPARGTSTRDDTLLGTRDFSTVLQRIEETYDASVAYLDGLDARP; encoded by the coding sequence GTGACGACCGCGTTCGTGCTGGGCGGCGGTGGCGTCCTCGGCGCGGTCGAGGTCGGCATGCTGCGGGCCCTCTTCGAACGCGGCATCACCCCCGACCTGGTGCTCGGCACCAGCGTCGGCGCCCTCAACGGCGCGATGGTCGCCCGCGACCCCACGCTGGACTCCCTCGAGCGGCTCACCGAGCTGTGGCGTGGCGCGAGCGAGAACTCCCGCGAGGTGTACGGCGACCGCGCGCTGCGGACCGTCCGGCGCGCGGTGGCGACCGGCACCCACATCTACTCCGCCAAGCCGCTGAAGAAGCGGCTCGCCGAGGAGCTCGGCGAGATCACCTTCGAGGAGCTGCCGGTGCGGTTCCAGGTGTGCGCGGCCAGCATCGAGCGGGCCGCGGAGCACTGGTTCGAGACCGGCCGGGTCGTCGACGCCGTGGTCGCCAGCGCCGCCGTCCCCGGCCTGCTGCCGCCGGCGAAGGTCGGCGAGGAGCACTTCCTCGACGGCGGCATCGTCAACTCCGTGCCGCTCGGCCGCGCCGTCCAGCTCGGCGCCACCACCGTCTACGTCCTTCAGGTCGGCCGCATCGACCGGCCGCTGACCGTGCCGCGCCGGCCGTGGGAGGTGGCGCGGGTGTCCTTCGAGATCGCCCGGAGGCACCGCTTCGCCCGGGAGCTGGCCGAGCTGCCACCCGGGGTCGAGGCGCACGTGCTGCCCGCGCGCGGCACGTCCACCCGCGACGACACCCTCCTCGGCACCCGCGACTTCTCCACGGTCCTGCAGCGCATCGAGGAGACGTACGACGCCTCGGTGGCCTATCTGGACGGCCTGGACGCCCGGCCGTGA
- a CDS encoding FadR/GntR family transcriptional regulator — translation MPLQPVNRRSVPDEVFDQVLAEVVDGEIEAGETLPSERRLAEVLGVSRPAVREALQRMTQTRLLDVRHGGATTVRDYRKFAGLDLLPALLVRRGNLDAKVARSILEARLVVGPGVAALAAERGGPALAAQLTDAVDALAAAEDGPAGDVERQLHALTFWDLVVDAADSITFRLMFNSLRTAYEPALEALAPLMAEEVGQVGAYRLLTAAIGEGDPETARVAAERVLRPATTSLISALDALADLPSQEH, via the coding sequence ATGCCACTCCAGCCCGTGAACCGCCGATCGGTGCCCGACGAGGTCTTCGACCAGGTCCTGGCCGAGGTCGTCGACGGCGAGATCGAGGCCGGGGAGACGCTGCCGAGCGAGCGCCGGCTGGCCGAGGTGCTCGGGGTCTCCCGCCCGGCCGTCCGCGAGGCGCTGCAGCGGATGACCCAGACCCGGCTGCTCGACGTGCGCCACGGCGGGGCCACCACCGTGCGCGACTACCGGAAGTTCGCCGGCCTCGACCTGCTGCCGGCCCTGCTCGTGCGCCGCGGCAACCTCGACGCCAAGGTTGCGCGCAGCATCCTCGAGGCCCGGCTCGTCGTCGGCCCCGGCGTCGCCGCGCTGGCCGCCGAGCGCGGGGGACCGGCCCTGGCCGCCCAGCTCACCGATGCGGTCGACGCGCTCGCCGCGGCCGAGGACGGGCCCGCGGGCGACGTCGAGCGGCAGCTGCACGCCCTGACGTTCTGGGACCTGGTCGTCGACGCCGCCGACTCGATCACGTTCCGCCTGATGTTCAACAGCCTGCGCACGGCCTACGAGCCGGCGCTGGAGGCCCTCGCGCCGCTCATGGCCGAGGAGGTGGGTCAGGTCGGTGCCTACCGGCTGCTCACCGCCGCCATCGGGGAGGGGGACCCCGAGACCGCCCGGGTCGCCGCGGAGCGCGTGCTCCGTCCGGCGACCACCAGCCTGATCAGCGCCCTCGACGCGCTGGCCGACCTCCCCTCCCAGGAGCACTGA
- a CDS encoding rhomboid family intramembrane serine protease yields MPTCYRHPDRESYIRCQRCDRAICPDCMRDAAVGFQCPTCVAEGKKTTRSGRTAYGGLRPGNAGITSMVLIGINAAVWLLVMATGGSASVWIARLSLLPTGRCVPAGQPSQYFPQLHSEAVCTASAAREWIPGVSDGAYWQLLTSAFTHVEIWHIGFNMLALWVLGPQLELAVGRARFLALYLLSGLAGSVLVYWAAPVGGSTLGASGAIFGLMGALLVLAFKVRAQMQPVLTWIGINFLITVVGRGFISWQGHLGGFLGGLLIAAALVYAPRQRRTTWQVAGLAAVGVVLVVATLLRTAALA; encoded by the coding sequence GTGCCCACGTGCTACCGGCACCCCGACCGCGAGTCCTACATCCGTTGCCAGCGCTGCGACCGGGCGATCTGCCCCGACTGCATGCGCGACGCCGCCGTGGGCTTCCAGTGCCCCACGTGCGTCGCCGAGGGCAAGAAGACCACCCGGAGCGGACGCACGGCGTACGGCGGGCTCCGGCCCGGCAACGCCGGCATCACCTCGATGGTCCTGATCGGCATCAACGCCGCCGTCTGGCTGCTGGTGATGGCGACCGGCGGGTCCGCCAGCGTCTGGATCGCCCGGCTCTCGCTGCTGCCCACCGGCCGGTGCGTGCCCGCGGGCCAGCCGTCCCAGTACTTCCCGCAGCTGCACAGCGAGGCCGTCTGCACCGCCTCCGCCGCCCGTGAGTGGATCCCCGGCGTCAGCGACGGGGCCTACTGGCAGCTGCTGACCAGCGCCTTCACCCATGTGGAGATCTGGCACATCGGCTTCAACATGCTCGCCCTGTGGGTCCTCGGCCCCCAGCTCGAGCTCGCGGTCGGGCGCGCGCGCTTCCTCGCCCTCTACCTGCTCTCCGGGCTCGCCGGCTCGGTCCTGGTCTACTGGGCCGCCCCCGTCGGCGGCTCCACCCTCGGCGCGTCCGGCGCCATCTTCGGCCTGATGGGCGCCCTGCTCGTCCTGGCCTTCAAGGTCCGGGCCCAGATGCAGCCGGTGCTGACCTGGATCGGGATCAACTTCCTGATCACCGTGGTCGGCCGCGGCTTCATCTCCTGGCAGGGCCACCTCGGCGGCTTCCTCGGCGGCCTCCTGATCGCCGCCGCGCTCGTCTACGCCCCGCGGCAGCGTCGTACGACGTGGCAGGTGGCCGGCCTCGCCGCTGTCGGCGTGGTCCTGGTCGTGGCCACCCTGCTCCGCACCGCCGCCCTCGCCTGA
- a CDS encoding DLW-39 family protein, with protein MKKILLVLLAAAGAVFAKKKMDEGRAEQALWAEATDNVDKA; from the coding sequence ATGAAGAAGATCCTCCTGGTCCTGCTGGCCGCCGCCGGTGCCGTCTTCGCCAAGAAGAAGATGGACGAGGGTCGCGCCGAGCAGGCCCTCTGGGCCGAGGCCACCGACAACGTCGACAAGGCCTGA
- a CDS encoding SURF1 family cytochrome oxidase biogenesis protein: MPTLLAPRYWAMHLLALVLTAAAVGLGVWQYDAWSARRAAEAADLTRVEPLPLRSVIGPDDPFPGNRVGQPVILGGQWVPDGTVYVSGREHDGRTGYWVVTPLAIGAADASAIPVVRGWVADPADAPAAPTGYGELVGWLQPPEGTGQGDTDPTDDVLPQLRIADVIQHVHQDLYGAYAVVATEAAPGKWPIGAAATNDGTAGLEPATLEQLPDASTFTAVRNLLYAIEWWFFAGFALFVWVRWMRDETQATREGTVEAIVAGAAVDGQ; the protein is encoded by the coding sequence GTGCCCACCCTGCTCGCCCCGCGCTACTGGGCGATGCACCTGCTGGCCCTGGTGCTCACCGCGGCGGCGGTCGGCCTCGGCGTCTGGCAGTACGACGCGTGGTCGGCGCGGCGGGCCGCCGAGGCCGCCGACCTGACCCGCGTCGAGCCGCTGCCGCTGCGCTCGGTGATCGGCCCGGACGACCCGTTCCCCGGCAACCGGGTGGGGCAGCCGGTGATCCTGGGCGGCCAGTGGGTGCCCGACGGCACGGTCTACGTGTCGGGCCGCGAGCACGACGGCCGCACGGGCTACTGGGTCGTGACCCCGCTCGCGATCGGCGCCGCGGATGCCTCGGCCATCCCGGTCGTGCGTGGCTGGGTAGCCGATCCCGCGGACGCACCCGCCGCCCCGACCGGCTACGGCGAGCTCGTCGGCTGGCTCCAGCCCCCGGAGGGCACCGGGCAGGGCGACACCGACCCGACCGACGACGTGCTGCCGCAGCTGCGGATCGCCGACGTGATCCAGCACGTCCACCAGGACCTCTACGGCGCCTACGCGGTCGTGGCGACCGAGGCCGCGCCCGGGAAGTGGCCGATCGGCGCGGCCGCGACCAACGACGGCACCGCCGGCCTCGAGCCGGCAACGCTGGAGCAGCTGCCGGACGCGAGCACCTTCACCGCCGTACGCAACCTGCTGTATGCCATCGAGTGGTGGTTCTTCGCGGGGTTCGCCCTCTTCGTGTGGGTCCGCTGGATGCGCGACGAGACGCAGGCCACCCGCGAGGGCACCGTGGAGGCGATCGTCGCGGGCGCCGCTGTGGACGGCCAGTAG
- a CDS encoding DUF3566 domain-containing protein encodes MTERPVERTSTRTGLDRPTSEQPASKPRPIPPAAPAGNATTRTPLTERISAKLSNAADEHRANANPDSKVAVKKAAQGSRPPRRARLRLSRIDPWSVMKTAFLLSVAFGVVTIVSVLMVWSVLGAAGVWDSINKTVQDIVGGQDASSFDVQNYVGTSRVLGFTMLVAVIDVVLLTAIATLGAFLYNMAAALLGGIEVTLAEDS; translated from the coding sequence ATGACGGAACGACCCGTCGAGCGGACCTCCACCCGCACCGGCCTCGACCGCCCGACCTCCGAGCAGCCGGCCAGCAAGCCACGTCCCATCCCGCCTGCTGCCCCGGCGGGGAACGCCACGACCCGCACGCCCCTGACCGAGCGCATCTCGGCCAAGCTGAGCAACGCGGCGGACGAGCACCGTGCCAACGCCAACCCGGACTCCAAGGTGGCCGTCAAGAAGGCCGCCCAGGGCTCCCGGCCACCGCGTCGCGCCCGGCTGCGGCTCTCCCGCATCGACCCGTGGTCGGTGATGAAGACGGCGTTCCTGCTCTCGGTCGCCTTCGGCGTGGTCACGATCGTCTCGGTCCTGATGGTCTGGTCGGTGCTCGGCGCGGCCGGCGTCTGGGACTCCATCAACAAGACCGTCCAAGACATCGTCGGCGGCCAGGACGCCTCGTCGTTCGACGTGCAGAACTACGTCGGCACCTCACGGGTGCTCGGCTTCACGATGCTCGTGGCGGTCATCGACGTGGTCCTGCTGACCGCGATCGCGACCCTCGGCGCGTTCCTCTACAACATGGCGGCGGCGCTCCTCGGCGGCATCGAGGTCACCCTGGCCGAGGACAGCTGA